In Phyllobacterium zundukense, one DNA window encodes the following:
- the cobO gene encoding cob(I)yrinic acid a,c-diamide adenosyltransferase, which produces MAEKSQKLQNLTEAEINERHADKMRKKKAVRDKILATKTDEKGLVIVNTGKGKGKSTAGFGVVFRALGHGMKIGVVQFVKGSWDTGERWVLEKFPEQVTISAMGEGFTWETQDRARDIAMARNAWEQAKAMILDDETEVVLCDELNIALRYDYLPVEEIIDVLKQKPHMKHVIITGRNAKDELIEFADLVTEMEMIKHPFRSGIKAQKGIEF; this is translated from the coding sequence ATGGCTGAAAAATCACAAAAATTGCAGAATCTGACCGAAGCGGAAATAAACGAGCGCCACGCCGACAAGATGCGCAAGAAGAAGGCGGTACGTGACAAGATCCTGGCGACCAAGACCGATGAAAAGGGTCTTGTGATCGTCAATACCGGCAAGGGCAAGGGCAAATCCACTGCCGGTTTTGGCGTGGTGTTCCGGGCTCTCGGTCACGGTATGAAGATTGGCGTGGTGCAGTTCGTCAAGGGCTCATGGGATACGGGCGAGCGCTGGGTTCTGGAAAAATTCCCTGAGCAGGTGACCATATCTGCCATGGGCGAGGGGTTTACTTGGGAAACACAGGATCGGGCGCGTGATATCGCCATGGCGCGCAATGCATGGGAACAGGCGAAGGCAATGATCCTCGACGATGAAACCGAGGTCGTTCTGTGCGACGAGTTGAATATCGCCCTGCGTTACGACTATCTGCCCGTTGAAGAAATCATCGATGTTTTGAAACAGAAACCCCACATGAAACATGTGATCATCACGGGCCGAAACGCCAAGGATGAACTGATCGAGTTTGCGGACCTTGTCACCGAGATGGAAATGATCAAACATCCGTTCCGTTCGGGCATCAAGGCCCAGAAGGGTATCGAATTCTGA
- a CDS encoding EamA family transporter — MTESWQFWAVISAVFAALTAIFAKIGIENINSDFATLIRTFVIIGALCLFLSISGQWQGLSTISGKTWTFLILSGLATGASWLAYFRALKIGDAARVAPIDKLSIVMVAIFGVAFLGEKLSGLNWLGVLLIAGGVILLSLRF; from the coding sequence ATGACTGAAAGCTGGCAATTCTGGGCCGTTATTTCTGCGGTTTTCGCAGCTTTAACTGCCATTTTTGCCAAGATCGGTATCGAGAATATCAATTCAGACTTTGCAACGCTGATTCGGACCTTCGTCATCATCGGAGCGCTGTGCCTGTTCCTGTCTATCAGCGGTCAATGGCAGGGGCTGTCGACGATATCCGGCAAGACATGGACGTTTCTCATTCTGTCAGGGCTGGCGACCGGTGCATCGTGGCTTGCCTATTTTCGCGCGCTCAAGATCGGCGATGCGGCGCGGGTCGCCCCTATCGACAAGCTTTCCATCGTCATGGTGGCGATCTTTGGCGTCGCGTTTCTCGGAGAGAAGCTTTCCGGGCTCAACTGGCTCGGCGTTTTGTTGATCGCCGGAGGCGTTATCCTACTGAGCCTGCGGTTCTGA
- a CDS encoding TSUP family transporter — MSAFLENVPPLLIVAAFIAGFIDSIAGGGGLVTVPALLLAGFSPVESLGTNKLQSLFGSASATIAYAQQGHVHLKKQLPAALMSALGAVGGALLAGFLPGEVLRAFLPILLIAIAIYFALKPNMVDVDRAQRVTPFLFGLTVVPLIGFYDGLFGPGTGSFFMLSFVSLAGYGLLKATAHTKLLNFASNLGGFITFAFLGVINWKIGLLMGIAQFAGARFGASLAMKSGARIIKPLLIVVCLALATKLLYADNPWGAWLAALFRTAGSVG, encoded by the coding sequence ATGTCTGCCTTCCTCGAAAATGTTCCCCCGCTCCTGATTGTTGCTGCCTTTATCGCAGGCTTTATCGACTCCATTGCTGGAGGAGGCGGCCTTGTTACCGTCCCCGCACTGCTTCTGGCAGGTTTCTCGCCCGTTGAATCTCTCGGGACGAACAAACTGCAGTCACTGTTTGGCTCGGCCTCGGCCACGATTGCCTATGCTCAGCAGGGTCACGTACATCTTAAGAAGCAATTGCCGGCGGCGTTGATGTCGGCACTTGGGGCAGTCGGCGGTGCTCTCTTGGCAGGCTTTCTGCCTGGGGAAGTACTGCGCGCCTTCTTGCCGATCCTGTTGATCGCAATTGCCATCTATTTCGCGTTGAAGCCCAATATGGTGGATGTGGACCGCGCGCAACGTGTCACGCCATTCCTGTTCGGCCTTACCGTCGTGCCGCTCATAGGCTTCTACGATGGGCTGTTTGGCCCGGGCACCGGCTCCTTTTTCATGCTGAGCTTCGTCTCGCTTGCTGGCTACGGCCTGCTCAAGGCTACGGCTCATACCAAGCTCCTGAATTTCGCATCCAATCTTGGCGGCTTCATCACTTTCGCTTTTCTTGGCGTGATCAACTGGAAGATCGGTTTGCTGATGGGCATCGCTCAGTTTGCCGGGGCCCGCTTTGGCGCCAGCCTGGCGATGAAATCCGGCGCAAGAATCATCAAGCCGCTATTGATCGTCGTCTGCTTGGCGCTGGCCACCAAACTTCTCTATGCCGACAATCCCTGGGGAGCATGGCTGGCGGCGCTCTTCAGAACCGCAGGCTCAGTAGGATAA
- a CDS encoding TerB family tellurite resistance protein — MSESIFDRITAYLGAKSAVQKVADDPVLMAELLLLLHVALADGKTDKTEYAAILGIAESDFGIPPDEFAEVAEYLKDFGYETTSKQAALAFADVPFDRKVLLLRHLLVIANADNDLDPKEANLIRTTADLLGVTPEELHKKR; from the coding sequence ATGAGCGAAAGCATTTTTGATCGGATTACCGCTTATCTCGGAGCAAAAAGTGCGGTGCAGAAGGTCGCCGATGATCCGGTGCTGATGGCAGAGCTTCTGCTTCTGCTGCATGTGGCACTGGCTGATGGCAAGACGGACAAGACCGAGTATGCAGCCATCCTGGGTATTGCCGAGAGTGATTTCGGTATTCCGCCTGATGAATTTGCTGAAGTGGCAGAGTATCTCAAGGACTTCGGCTACGAGACGACAAGCAAACAAGCTGCACTCGCCTTTGCCGATGTACCGTTTGATCGTAAGGTTCTGCTGCTGCGTCATCTTCTGGTCATTGCCAATGCCGACAATGACCTCGATCCCAAAGAAGCCAATCTGATCCGAACGACCGCCGATCTTTTGGGTGTAACACCTGAAGAATTGCACAAGAAGCGCTGA
- a CDS encoding cobalamin biosynthesis protein, with protein sequence MPKPIYALGLGCERGCDPQEVLSLAERVLKEAQVAASDLVGVFSIDQRQDEPAIVQTAEQLGLPVTCFNAQILEKETPRLLNPSERVFALIGCHGVAEAAALVAVGSDGVLLIGKTKSAHATAALAVKE encoded by the coding sequence ATGCCCAAGCCAATCTACGCGCTTGGTCTCGGTTGCGAGCGTGGATGCGATCCGCAAGAAGTCCTTTCCCTGGCCGAACGTGTTCTGAAGGAGGCGCAGGTCGCAGCGAGCGACTTGGTCGGCGTCTTTTCGATCGATCAACGCCAGGATGAGCCGGCAATCGTGCAAACAGCGGAACAACTGGGTTTGCCCGTCACCTGCTTCAACGCTCAAATCCTGGAAAAAGAAACCCCGCGTTTGCTCAACCCATCCGAACGGGTCTTTGCACTCATAGGCTGTCACGGTGTGGCGGAAGCAGCGGCGCTTGTGGCTGTGGGTTCAGATGGCGTACTGCTAATCGGAAAGACCAAATCAGCTCATGCCACCGCGGCGCTGGCCGTGAAGGAATAA
- the cobM gene encoding precorrin-4 C(11)-methyltransferase, which translates to MTVHFIGAGPGAPDLITVRGLKLIQSCPVCLYAGSLVPPEMVSEVPEGARVIDTSSLTLDEIIGEIERAHAEDKDVARVHSGDPSIYGAVAEQMRRLDALGIDYDVTPGVPAFAAAAAALKKELTVPEVCQTIILTRTSMKSSAMPEGEDLATLGKSGATLVIHLSIRNLTRIETELTPLYGADCPVIVAYRVGWPDEQFIHGTLGDITGKVKASGLSRSAMIFVGRGLSAGAFRDSALYHKDHSHTLRSRSE; encoded by the coding sequence ATGACAGTTCACTTTATCGGCGCAGGCCCCGGCGCGCCTGACCTCATCACCGTGCGTGGGTTGAAATTGATCCAATCCTGCCCTGTCTGCCTGTATGCGGGCTCGCTGGTTCCACCGGAAATGGTGTCGGAGGTGCCAGAGGGCGCGCGAGTGATTGATACCTCATCGCTCACGCTCGACGAGATCATCGGTGAGATCGAACGCGCCCACGCGGAAGACAAGGATGTAGCTCGCGTTCACTCCGGTGATCCGTCGATCTATGGTGCGGTGGCCGAACAGATGCGTCGCCTCGACGCTCTTGGGATCGATTATGATGTGACGCCGGGCGTTCCGGCATTCGCTGCCGCCGCCGCTGCCTTGAAGAAGGAACTGACAGTCCCGGAAGTGTGTCAGACGATCATCCTGACACGCACGTCGATGAAATCATCGGCTATGCCGGAGGGTGAAGATCTGGCAACGTTGGGCAAATCCGGCGCGACGCTGGTCATTCATCTGTCGATCCGCAATCTTACGCGCATCGAAACCGAGCTCACGCCGCTCTATGGGGCCGATTGTCCCGTGATCGTTGCCTACCGCGTAGGTTGGCCGGACGAACAGTTCATTCATGGAACGCTTGGCGATATAACGGGCAAGGTGAAGGCGTCAGGCCTAAGCCGCTCGGCAATGATCTTTGTCGGACGAGGGCTTTCGGCAGGCGCATTTCGCGACTCGGCTCTCTACCACAAGGATCACAGCCATACGCTACGT